A single region of the Lysinibacillus sp. B2A1 genome encodes:
- a CDS encoding methionine ABC transporter permease: MLTNLFPNVDWERMWAATYETLYMTAISTVVTFILGLVIGIVLFLTSPHQLWANKIVNFLTGSLVNIFRSIPFIVLIILLIPFTKFMLGTIRGANAALPALIIGAAPFYARMVLIALREIDKGVIEAARSMGAKTSTIIWKVLIPESLPALISGITVTAVALVGYTAMAGIIGAGGLGNLAFLDGFQRNRSDVTLMATILILVVVFIIQWIGDMITAKTDKR, translated from the coding sequence ATGCTAACTAATCTCTTTCCGAATGTCGACTGGGAGCGAATGTGGGCTGCTACGTATGAAACGCTATATATGACAGCTATTTCAACCGTAGTTACATTCATTCTTGGATTAGTAATTGGAATCGTATTATTTTTAACAAGTCCACATCAACTTTGGGCTAATAAGATTGTTAATTTCTTAACAGGATCACTCGTAAATATTTTCCGTTCGATTCCATTTATCGTGTTAATTATTTTATTAATTCCATTTACGAAATTCATGCTCGGCACAATCCGTGGAGCCAATGCTGCGTTACCAGCATTAATTATTGGTGCTGCACCATTCTATGCACGTATGGTATTAATTGCATTACGTGAAATTGATAAAGGGGTAATCGAGGCGGCTCGTTCAATGGGGGCCAAAACATCTACTATTATATGGAAAGTGTTAATTCCAGAATCATTACCTGCGCTTATTTCAGGTATTACTGTAACGGCTGTAGCGCTTGTTGGGTATACAGCAATGGCTGGAATTATTGGTGCAGGCGGGTTAGGAAACTTAGCCTTCTTGGACGGCTTCCAGCGTAATCGCTCAGATGTGACATTAATGGCAACTATTCTAATCTTAGTAGTTGTATTTATTATTCAATGGATAGGCGATATGATTACAGCTAAAACAGATAAACGTTAA
- a CDS encoding methionine ABC transporter ATP-binding protein, whose protein sequence is MIQLQNITKKYKTANGELTAVKDVNLAINKGEIFGIIGYSGAGKSTMIRLLNGLEKPTSGTVTVNNQEFSSIKGQKLRDARQKVSMIFQHFNLLWSRTVAENIAFPLEIAGVSKAQRDARVKELITLVGLDGRDQAYPSQLSGGQKQRVGIARALANNPEVLLCDEATSALDPETTDAILDLLVDINERIGLTIVLITHEMHVIRKICHRVAVMEAGEIVERGEVLQVFQAPQAAITKKFVSQITDTKETQETVAQIKANYPTGQLVKLIFVGEKTEQPVISHLVKHFDVEVSIVHGNISQTKNGAYGTLIVQIDGTEANVADALGYLNTVEVQTEVIENAN, encoded by the coding sequence ATGATCCAGCTTCAAAATATTACGAAGAAATACAAAACCGCAAATGGCGAATTAACAGCAGTCAAAGACGTAAACCTTGCCATTAATAAAGGTGAAATATTTGGCATTATCGGCTATAGTGGCGCTGGTAAAAGTACAATGATTCGTTTATTGAACGGTTTAGAAAAGCCTACATCTGGTACGGTGACGGTTAACAATCAAGAGTTTTCATCTATAAAGGGGCAAAAGCTAAGAGATGCTAGACAAAAGGTAAGTATGATTTTCCAGCATTTTAATCTACTATGGTCTAGAACCGTCGCTGAAAATATCGCTTTTCCACTAGAAATCGCAGGTGTTTCAAAGGCACAGCGTGATGCACGTGTGAAAGAATTGATTACCCTTGTTGGTTTAGATGGTCGTGATCAGGCGTATCCATCACAGCTATCAGGCGGCCAAAAGCAACGTGTCGGCATTGCGCGAGCACTTGCCAATAATCCAGAGGTTTTATTATGTGATGAGGCAACCTCAGCACTCGATCCAGAGACTACGGATGCAATTTTGGATTTACTTGTTGATATTAACGAGCGTATAGGATTAACAATTGTATTAATCACACATGAAATGCACGTTATTCGTAAAATCTGTCATCGTGTAGCAGTAATGGAGGCTGGCGAAATAGTAGAACGTGGTGAGGTATTACAAGTATTCCAAGCACCACAAGCTGCTATTACGAAAAAATTTGTGTCTCAAATTACAGATACAAAGGAAACACAGGAGACGGTTGCTCAAATAAAAGCAAATTATCCAACTGGACAACTTGTTAAGCTAATTTTTGTCGGCGAAAAAACAGAACAGCCCGTTATTTCACACCTCGTCAAGCACTTTGATGTAGAGGTCAGTATTGTACATGGTAATATCTCTCAAACGAAAAACGGTGCTTACGGTACACTTATTGTGCAAATTGATGGTACTGAGGCAAATGTTGCCGATGCACTAGGTTACTTAAATACAGTCGAAGTACAAACGGAGGTGATTGAAAATGCTAACTAA
- a CDS encoding acetyl-CoA C-acyltransferase (Catalyzes the synthesis of acetoacetyl coenzyme A from two molecules of acetyl coenzyme A. It can also act as a thiolase, catalyzing the reverse reaction and generating two-carbon units from the four-carbon product of fatty acid oxidation), with the protein MREAVIVAGARTPIGKAKKGSLATVRPDDFGAVVVKETLKRAGYEGPIDDLILGCAMPEAEQGMNVARSIGALAGLPDTTPALTINRFCSSGLQAIAYAAERIMLGHSKAILAGGVESMSMVPMVGNSPRLNPTLAETAPRYYMGMGHTAEEVARQYNVSREDQDAFAVRSHALAEKAIKEGKFNDEIVPIEVEQHFVDANNKPQVKKFTFSMDEGVRSGTSSEGLAKLRPAFHVKGSVTAGNASQTSDGAAAVLVMDREEADKQGLTPMAKFLGFAVGGVPPEVMGIGPIVAVPKALEIAGLSIDDIDLWEINEAFASQSLQVVRHLGIDQDKVNVNGGAIALGHPLGATGAILTLKLIHELKRQGKKYGVVTMCIGGGMGAAGVFEIL; encoded by the coding sequence ATGCGTGAAGCCGTTATTGTAGCAGGAGCACGAACTCCAATTGGAAAAGCAAAAAAAGGTTCTTTAGCAACAGTGAGACCAGATGATTTTGGTGCTGTAGTTGTCAAAGAAACATTAAAAAGAGCTGGCTATGAAGGACCGATTGATGATTTGATTTTAGGCTGTGCAATGCCAGAAGCAGAGCAGGGGATGAATGTTGCGCGCAGTATTGGTGCACTTGCAGGATTACCAGATACAACACCAGCACTTACAATAAATAGATTCTGTTCATCAGGTTTACAAGCAATTGCTTATGCAGCAGAACGAATTATGCTGGGTCATTCGAAGGCGATACTTGCTGGTGGCGTCGAGTCTATGAGTATGGTGCCAATGGTGGGGAATTCGCCACGCTTAAATCCGACTTTAGCTGAAACGGCTCCTCGATATTATATGGGAATGGGGCATACAGCAGAAGAAGTAGCACGTCAATACAATGTTAGTCGAGAAGATCAAGATGCCTTTGCTGTTCGTTCACATGCGCTTGCTGAGAAGGCGATTAAAGAAGGTAAATTCAATGATGAGATTGTTCCAATAGAGGTGGAGCAGCATTTCGTGGATGCTAACAATAAACCACAAGTGAAGAAATTCACATTTAGTATGGATGAAGGTGTACGTTCAGGTACATCTTCAGAAGGTTTAGCAAAGCTACGTCCAGCTTTCCATGTAAAAGGTAGTGTGACAGCTGGTAATGCCTCTCAAACATCTGATGGAGCAGCAGCTGTACTGGTGATGGATCGGGAGGAGGCTGACAAGCAAGGACTAACGCCAATGGCAAAATTCCTAGGCTTTGCTGTTGGGGGCGTACCTCCTGAAGTAATGGGTATTGGGCCGATCGTGGCAGTGCCCAAAGCGTTAGAAATTGCAGGATTATCAATAGATGATATTGATCTATGGGAAATCAATGAAGCTTTTGCGTCACAATCATTACAGGTTGTACGTCATTTAGGCATTGATCAAGATAAAGTAAATGTGAATGGCGGAGCAATCGCATTAGGTCATCCACTAGGCGCAACAGGGGCTATTTTAACATTAAAGCTTATTCATGAATTGAAGCGTCAAGGTAAGAAATATGGAGTTGTCACAATGTGTATTGGTGGCGGCATGGGTGCTGCGGGCGTATTTGAAATTCTGTAG
- a CDS encoding acyl-CoA dehydrogenase, with amino-acid sequence MTEKTTDFIKGGGFLVEDVELDRVFTPEDFTDEHKMIAKTTEEYVTNEVLPVVENLEHHEFEHSVRLLKSAGELGLLGADVPEEYEGLGLDKVSSALIAEKMSVAGGFSITHGAHVGIGSLPIVLFGNEEQKQKYLPKLASGELIAAYALTEPGSGSDALGAKTTAKLNDAGTHYILNGEKQWITNAGFADVFVVYAKIDGDKFSAFIVERAFNGVSVGPEEKKMGIKSSSTRTLVLEDAEVPAENLLGEVGRGHVIAFNILNIGRYKLGVGTIGGSKRALELAIQYTNQRQQFKTKLSDFNLTKEKLSTMASQLYASESLNYRTVGLFEDRLSQLSPEEQKQGKVIAGAIAEYAIECSIAKVFGSETLDYIADEAVQLHGGYGFMAEYEVERIYRDSRINRIFEGTNEINRMIVPGTFMKKALKGELPLLQVAQNLQQELLMLMPEDIGTEPLAQEKYLVKNAKKIAVLAAGLAAQRFGPKLDQEQEVLVNIANIANQLFAMESAVLRTEKAIARDGAEKAQQKLLYTQIFCQEAFAEIEKEAKDTILASADGDAARMTLSALRKLTRNNPYNLIAKKREASVKLIDAEKYVV; translated from the coding sequence ATGACAGAAAAAACAACGGATTTCATTAAAGGCGGCGGGTTTCTTGTTGAGGATGTGGAATTAGATCGTGTGTTTACACCTGAAGATTTCACAGATGAGCATAAAATGATTGCAAAAACGACAGAAGAATATGTAACAAATGAAGTACTACCAGTCGTTGAAAACTTAGAGCATCATGAATTTGAGCATTCAGTTCGCCTTCTGAAAAGTGCTGGGGAGCTAGGTTTACTAGGTGCAGATGTACCTGAAGAATATGAGGGCTTAGGATTAGACAAAGTATCTTCTGCCTTAATCGCAGAAAAAATGTCAGTTGCGGGTGGTTTCTCAATTACGCATGGTGCACATGTGGGTATTGGTTCATTACCAATTGTATTGTTTGGTAATGAAGAGCAAAAGCAAAAATACTTACCAAAGCTAGCTTCAGGTGAATTAATTGCTGCCTACGCATTAACAGAGCCAGGTTCTGGTTCTGACGCATTAGGGGCAAAAACGACTGCAAAACTAAATGATGCAGGCACTCATTATATTCTAAATGGTGAAAAGCAATGGATTACAAATGCAGGCTTTGCAGACGTATTTGTTGTGTACGCTAAAATCGATGGCGATAAATTCTCTGCATTTATCGTAGAACGTGCATTTAACGGCGTTTCAGTGGGGCCTGAAGAGAAGAAAATGGGGATTAAATCTTCATCCACTCGTACGTTAGTGTTAGAAGATGCAGAAGTACCTGCAGAAAATCTATTAGGTGAAGTCGGCCGCGGACACGTGATTGCCTTTAATATTTTAAATATTGGTCGTTATAAACTAGGTGTTGGTACAATTGGCGGATCTAAACGCGCATTAGAGCTGGCAATTCAATATACAAACCAACGTCAGCAATTTAAAACAAAGCTATCTGATTTCAATCTTACAAAAGAGAAATTATCAACAATGGCTTCTCAATTGTATGCTTCTGAATCATTAAACTATCGGACTGTTGGTCTATTTGAGGATCGTTTAAGTCAATTAAGCCCTGAAGAGCAAAAGCAAGGAAAAGTAATTGCAGGTGCTATCGCTGAATATGCAATTGAATGCTCCATTGCGAAAGTATTTGGATCAGAAACATTAGACTATATTGCTGATGAAGCAGTACAACTTCATGGCGGTTATGGCTTTATGGCTGAATATGAGGTAGAGCGAATTTACCGTGATTCTCGTATTAATCGAATTTTTGAAGGTACAAACGAAATTAACCGCATGATCGTACCAGGTACATTTATGAAGAAGGCATTAAAGGGTGAGCTTCCACTATTACAAGTCGCTCAAAACTTACAGCAGGAACTGCTTATGCTAATGCCTGAAGATATAGGTACAGAGCCACTAGCACAAGAAAAATACCTAGTGAAAAATGCAAAGAAAATCGCAGTATTAGCTGCAGGCTTAGCAGCACAACGCTTTGGTCCAAAGCTTGATCAAGAACAAGAGGTTTTGGTGAATATTGCGAATATCGCTAACCAATTATTTGCGATGGAGTCAGCTGTCTTACGTACTGAGAAAGCAATTGCGCGTGATGGTGCTGAAAAAGCACAGCAAAAATTACTGTATACACAAATCTTCTGTCAGGAAGCATTTGCAGAAATTGAAAAAGAGGCAAAAGATACAATTCTTGCTTCAGCGGACGGAGATGCAGCGCGCATGACGCTATCTGCACTACGTAAGCTAACACGCAACAATCCTTACAACTTAATCGCGAAGAAACGTGAAGCATCTGTTAAGTTGATTGACGCAGAAAAATATGTAGTGTAA
- the gcvH gene encoding glycine cleavage system protein H yields MSTPKDLRYSEEHEWVKVEDGKVRIGITHFAQSELGDIVFVELPQVGDEIKTDDPFGSVESVKTVSELYAPISGTVVEVNADLEDSPEFVNESPYEKAWMIVVEPADASEVEKLMTAEQYEEMIAE; encoded by the coding sequence ATGAGCACACCTAAAGACTTACGATACTCTGAAGAACATGAATGGGTAAAAGTAGAAGATGGAAAAGTACGTATCGGTATTACACACTTCGCACAATCTGAATTAGGAGATATAGTTTTCGTTGAGCTTCCACAAGTTGGCGATGAAATCAAAACAGACGATCCATTTGGTAGCGTAGAATCAGTGAAAACTGTTTCTGAATTATATGCACCAATCTCAGGTACAGTAGTTGAAGTAAATGCAGATTTAGAAGATAGCCCAGAATTCGTTAATGAATCACCATATGAAAAAGCTTGGATGATCGTTGTTGAGCCTGCTGATGCATCAGAAGTTGAAAAGCTTATGACAGCAGAGCAATACGAAGAAATGATCGCTGAATAA
- a CDS encoding thiol reductase thioredoxin, with the protein MEEWSKEQWVAAVQSGERAAFYLYTPMCGTCAVASKMMMIIEQLLPRLQIGKANLNFVEEIALDYEIESVPCLLVCDGGKVTEKIYAFQSVPFLYELLKKSID; encoded by the coding sequence ATGGAAGAATGGTCAAAAGAGCAGTGGGTCGCGGCTGTCCAGTCGGGTGAAAGAGCTGCCTTTTATTTATATACACCTATGTGTGGTACATGTGCAGTTGCATCGAAAATGATGATGATTATTGAGCAATTACTGCCAAGGCTTCAAATCGGTAAAGCGAATTTAAATTTTGTCGAGGAGATTGCTTTAGATTACGAAATCGAGAGTGTACCATGTCTACTCGTCTGTGATGGCGGAAAAGTGACAGAAAAAATCTATGCATTTCAATCCGTACCATTTTTATACGAATTGTTAAAAAAATCAATTGACTGA